In Spinacia oleracea cultivar Varoflay chromosome 5, BTI_SOV_V1, whole genome shotgun sequence, a single window of DNA contains:
- the LOC110786040 gene encoding protein MICRORCHIDIA 7, whose amino-acid sequence MQASSAMDVQVKQEIDEMVRRMRDRASNTTPRSPADVIALSDDDDDNGGGGVADTRAVGSSSGSSVPVKRQKVNVSLPPGFLDPIPPLPDSSILLPAPLAAVPVSTQGSKQFWKAGDYEGAPCGKWDSNTGGMDHVRVHPKFLHSNATSHKWALGAFAELLDNSLDEVCNGATFVNIDMLLNKKDGGNMLLIEDNGGGMDPDKMRQCMSLGYSAKSKLANTIGQYGNGFKTSTMRLGADVIVFSRSCGKDGKSVTQSIGLLSYTFLRSTGKEDIVVPILDYEMREREWHKLMRSSADDWRRNVDTITHWSPYSSETELLQQFNLMKDHGTRIIIYNLWEDDQGLLELDFSSDRHDIQIRGVNRDERSIEMAKQFPNSKHFLTYRHSLRSYASILYLRLPPRFRMIMRGKDVEHHNVVNDMMMSEEVTYRPQPGADGVPKNTDMLAIVTVGFVKDATFHIDVQGFNVYHKNRLIKPFWRVWTAAGSDGRGVIGVLEANFVEPAHDKQGFERTTVLARLENKLVQMQKNYWRTHCHKIGYAPRINKKQVEHRDRESSPDYTPSPSRSKDKRRGVDYEKVSSRSSDKYGGKTVGKQVSVNDKYGNGRSSDKNGEKAAGKSGKHVSVNDKYGNDRTYNARVRETSEEPSSPSIEDASEYNEQPRVLRRRDNGTGHSTLNTPGKDQSEKVLLSETMSCAAQQEKSANGGIDPSFPSNLHGLDRLGEENRITKQRSQVSDALKEENRKLKEKLQVLDELKEENRKLKERLEGNNGEQLDALKRDLQFERGKCKSLETKLHEAESKIEELNKEQESLIDIFSEERDRRDIEEENLRKRLRDASNTIEELREKVMLLDNMKSFNGRR is encoded by the exons ATGCAAGCTTCTTCCGCCATGGATGTACAAGTCAAGCAAGAAATCGACGAGATGGTTCGACGAATGAGGGACAGAGCCTCCAATACTACTCCGCGGTCGCCGGCTGATGTGATTGCTCTCAGCGACGATGATGACgacaatggtggtggtggtgttgcCGATACGAGGGCTGTGGGTTCGTCTAGTGGTAGTAGTGTTCCGGTGAAGAGACAAAAGGTTAATGTCTCTCTTCCGCCTGGTTTTCTTGATCCTATTCCGCCGTTGCCGGATTCTTCTATTCTGTTGCCGGCGCCGTTGGCTGCGGTTCCGGTAAGTACTCAGGGTTCGAAGCAGTTTTGGAAGGCGGGTGATTATGAGGGTGCTCCTTGTGGAAAGTGGGATAGTAATACAG GCGGAATGGACCATGTCAGGGTTCACCCCAAGTTCCTGCATTCTAACGCCACCAGTCATAAGTGGGCTCTTGGAG CTTTTGCAGAGCTGTTGGACAATTCATTGGATGAG GTCTGCAATGGAGCTACATTTGTGAATATAGATATGCTTTTAAATAAGAAGGATGGGGGTAATATGTTGCTGATAGAAG ATAATGGTGGCGGGATGGACCCTGATAAGATGCGTCAATGTATGTCCTTGGGGTACTCTGCAAAGAGCAAACTAGCGAATACAATTGGGCAGT ATGGCAATGGTTTCAAGACAAGTACTATGCGGCTTGGAGCTGATGTTATTGTTTTTTCACGCAGCTGTGGAAAAGATGGTAAAAG TGTCACTCAAAGTATTGGGTTGCTGTCTTACACATTTTTGAGGAGCACAGGGAAGGAAGATATTGTAGTTCCCATT CTTGACTATGAAATGAGAGAGAGGGAATGGCATAAGCTGATGCGGTCCTCTGCTGATGATTGGAGAAGAAATGTTGATACAATTACTCACTGGTCACCATATTCAAGTGAAACTGAACTCCTACAACAG TTTAATCTAATGAAAGACCACGGTACTCGTATAATCATATACAACCTCTGGGAGGATGATCAAGGACTGCTTGAACTTGACTTCAGCTCTGATCGACAT GATATTCAAATTAGGGGTGTAAACAGAGATGAAAGAAGCATAGAAATGGCAAAGCAGTTTCCTAATTCTAAACATTTCTTGACTTACAGGCATTCGTTAAGG AGTTATGCATCAATTCTTTATCTGAGACTTCCACCGAGATTCCGCATGATTATGCGAGGAAAGGATGTTGAGCACCACAATGTAGTGAATGATATGATGATGAGCGAGGAGGTTACATACCGTCCCCAACCTGGTGCTGATGGCGTTCCCAAAAATACAGAT ATGCTTGCTATTGTCACTGTTGGATTTGTGAAAGATGCGACATTTCATATTGATGTTCAGGGATTTAATGTTTATCACAAGAATCGTCTTATAAAG CCTTTCTGGAGGGTCTGGACCGCTGCTGGAAGTGACGGTCGAGGTGTCATAG GTGTGCTAGAAGCAAACTTTGTAGAGCCAGCTCATGATAAGCAGGGGTTTGAGCGCACTACTGTTCTTGCCAGACTGGAAAACAAACTGGTGCAGATGCAGAAAAATTACTG gCGCACTCACTGTCATAAGATTGGGTATGCACCTAGAATCAACAAAAAACAAGTAGAACATAGGGACAGAG AATCTTCACCTGATTATACTCCCTCACCATCACGTTCTAAAGATAAAAGGAGAGGCGTGGATTATGAGAAGGTCTCTTCTCGTTCATCTGACAAGTATGGAGGGAAAACAGTGGGAAAACAAGTGTCAGTGAATGATAAATATGGAAATGGTCGTTCATCTGACAAGAATGGAGAGAAAGCAGCGGGAAAATCCGGAAAACATGTATCAGTGAATGATAAATATGGGAACGACCGCACATACAATGCTAGGGTTAGAGAAACATCTGAAGAGCCATCATCACCATCTATAGAAGACGCTTCTGAATATAATGAGCAACCTAGGGTGCTTAGGAGAAGAGATAATGGAACTGGTCATTCTACTTTGAATACCCCTGGCAAAGACCAGTCAGAAAAAGTTCTTCTGTCCGAAACAATGAGCTGTGCTGCGCAACAG GAAAAAAGTGCTAATGGTGGTATAGATCCCTCATTCCCTTCCAATCTGCATGGTTTGGATCGATTAGGCGAGGAGAATCGTATAACAAAACAAAGGTCACAAGTTTCAGATGCGCTGAAGGAGGAGAATCGTAAATTGAAAGAGAAGTTGCAAGTTTTAGATGAGTTAAAAGAGGAGAATCGTAAATTGAAAGAAAG GTTGGAGGGAAACAATGGGGAGCAGTTGGATGCTTTGAAACGAGACTTGCAATTTGAAAGAGGCAAATGCAAATCGCTTGAGACAAAG CTCCATGAAGCTGAAAGTAAAATTGAAGAACTCAACAAGGAGCAGGAGAGTCTAATTGACATTTTCTCAGAGGAGAGAGACAGACGAGATATTGAAGAGGAAAATCTGAGAAAGAGACTAAGG GATGCATCCAATACAATTGAAGAGTTGCGCGAGAAAGTGATGCTACTTGACAACATGAAGTCTTTTAATGGCAGGCGATAG
- the LOC110785994 gene encoding auxin-responsive protein SAUR36-like, producing MERLKKWKKNMLRRCKSTMEKKQETNRSFIINNPITLPKCKSFPPWCSPSTPSSLSYSNHAKLPVTPRGCFSVYVGSERQRFVVKTKYANHPLFKMLLDDAQQQFGYCSEGPILLPCGVDLFYKVLAEMDSDTIDIVHSRGCGGYGSYGLLSPSKLIKMNQF from the coding sequence ATGGAGAGGTTGAAAAAgtggaaaaagaatatgttaagaAGATGCAAGTCAACGATGGAGAAAAAACAAGAAACAAATAGAAGTTTTATTATTAACAACCCAATCACGTTGCCTAAATGCAAGTCATTTCCACCATGGTGCAGTCCTAGTACACCGTCGTCTTTGTCGTATAGCAACCACGCGAAGCTGCCTGTGACGCCTCGAGGGTGCTTTTCCGTTTATGTAGGGTCGGAGAGGCAGAGGTTTGTGGTCAAGACTAAGTATGCTAACCATCCTTTGTTCAAGATGTTGTTAGATGATGCTCAACAACAATTTGGGTATTGTAGTGAAGGCCCTATTTTGCTTCCTTGTGGTGTTGATTTGTTTTATAAAGTCTTGGCTGAGATGGATTCTGATACTATTGATATCGTTCATTCTCGTGGTTGCGGTGGGTATGGCTCTTATGGTCTACTTAGCCCGTCTAAGTTGATCAAAATGAACCAGTTTTAA